The following proteins come from a genomic window of Varunaivibrio sulfuroxidans:
- a CDS encoding SixA phosphatase family protein: MKTLYLLRHAKSDTRHHDGDDFGRALSPRGRRAASSIGRLMATRGWTPQFVHCSTAARARQTWDGVVTGLHAIPMETFGEGNRTPPVVYHDRLYLSTPEVMIEVLRETPPVCENALLIAHNPGMENLVRRLCGPGSDAQEVEKVRRKYPTAALSIITVEGASWRNIGVAPSRLTRFVRPADLDETPPPADILLP, encoded by the coding sequence GTGAAAACCCTATACTTGCTTCGCCACGCCAAATCCGATACTCGCCATCATGACGGCGACGATTTCGGTCGCGCCTTAAGCCCACGCGGACGGCGCGCGGCGTCCTCGATCGGGCGCCTGATGGCGACACGGGGATGGACACCGCAATTCGTCCACTGTTCGACCGCCGCACGGGCGCGCCAGACCTGGGACGGCGTCGTCACGGGGCTGCACGCCATCCCTATGGAAACTTTCGGTGAGGGGAACCGCACGCCGCCTGTCGTTTATCACGACCGACTATATCTAAGTACGCCGGAAGTCATGATCGAGGTGCTGCGCGAAACACCGCCCGTTTGCGAGAACGCTCTGCTGATCGCCCATAACCCGGGAATGGAAAATCTGGTGCGCCGCCTGTGCGGCCCCGGATCCGACGCCCAAGAGGTCGAAAAGGTCCGGCGTAAATATCCGACGGCGGCCTTGTCCATAATCACGGTCGAGGGAGCCTCCTGGCGCAATATCGGAGTCGCGCCAAGCCGCTTAACACGCTTCGTTAGGCCCGCGGACCTGGACGAGACTCCGCCCCCGGCAGATATCCTATTGCCATAA
- a CDS encoding aspartate aminotransferase family protein, which yields MRRQDATPNDLEPFWMPFSANRQFKASPRLLVAAQGMYYTSHDNRRILDGTAGLWCCNAGHGHPKIVEAIQTQAAQLDYAPTFQMGHPKAFELAGRLANTMAGDLNHVFFTNSGSESVDTALKIALAYHRARGEGTRTRLIGREKGYHGVGFGGISVGGLGNNRKQFGGLLTGVDHLPHFHNPEHNAFSRGLPEWGAHLADDLEKLVALHDASTIAAVIVEPMVGSAGVIMPPKGYLERLRTLCTKHGILLIFDEVITGFGRLGAPFAVDFFAVEPDLVTTAKGLNSGAVPMGAVFAQDKIYDAIVNAAPPGAIELFHGYTYSAHPLACAAALAALDVYQGEGLFQRAAELAPYWEDAVHALKGLPHVIDLRNLGLVAGIELAAIDGNPGARGYSAFVRAYEAGLLVRVTGDIIALSPPLIVEKDQIDTMFAILADIIRTLD from the coding sequence ATGCGCCGTCAAGACGCCACGCCCAACGATCTCGAACCGTTTTGGATGCCCTTCAGCGCCAACCGTCAATTTAAAGCCTCCCCACGTTTGCTGGTCGCCGCCCAGGGTATGTATTATACCAGCCACGACAACCGGCGAATTCTCGACGGCACGGCCGGATTGTGGTGCTGTAACGCCGGGCACGGCCACCCTAAAATCGTCGAGGCGATCCAAACCCAGGCGGCGCAACTGGATTACGCCCCGACCTTTCAGATGGGCCACCCCAAGGCCTTCGAACTGGCGGGGCGGCTGGCCAACACCATGGCGGGCGATCTCAACCATGTTTTTTTCACCAACTCCGGCTCGGAATCGGTGGATACGGCGCTGAAAATCGCCCTCGCCTATCACCGCGCCCGCGGCGAGGGCACGAGGACCCGGCTGATCGGACGGGAAAAGGGCTACCACGGTGTCGGTTTCGGCGGCATTTCGGTGGGCGGCCTGGGCAACAACCGCAAGCAGTTCGGCGGCCTGTTGACCGGCGTCGATCATTTGCCCCATTTTCACAACCCGGAACACAACGCCTTTTCCCGTGGCCTGCCCGAATGGGGCGCGCATCTGGCCGACGACCTGGAAAAGTTGGTCGCTCTGCATGACGCCTCGACCATCGCCGCGGTGATCGTCGAGCCGATGGTCGGCTCCGCCGGGGTCATCATGCCGCCCAAAGGTTACCTGGAACGGCTACGCACGCTATGCACCAAGCACGGCATCTTGCTGATTTTCGATGAAGTGATCACCGGATTCGGACGCCTGGGCGCGCCCTTCGCAGTCGATTTTTTCGCCGTCGAGCCCGACCTGGTGACCACCGCCAAGGGCCTGAACAGCGGCGCCGTCCCGATGGGCGCGGTGTTCGCCCAGGACAAAATTTACGACGCCATCGTCAACGCCGCCCCCCCGGGCGCGATCGAATTGTTCCACGGTTACACCTATTCGGCCCACCCCCTGGCCTGCGCCGCCGCCCTGGCGGCTCTCGACGTTTATCAAGGCGAAGGCCTGTTCCAGCGCGCCGCCGAGCTGGCGCCCTATTGGGAAGACGCCGTGCACGCCTTGAAGGGACTGCCCCATGTGATCGACCTGCGCAATCTGGGATTGGTTGCCGGAATCGAATTGGCCGCAATTGACGGCAACCCCGGGGCACGGGGCTACAGTGCGTTTGTTCGCGCCTACGAAGCGGGTCTTTTGGTGCGCGTCACCGGCGATATCATCGCCCTATCGCCGCCGTTGATCGTGGAAAAGGACCAAATCGACACCATGTTCGCCATTCTCGCCGACATCATTAGAACTCTCGACTAG
- a CDS encoding chaperone NapD translates to MSVSGLVVFTHLDGAAIVADALRAIDGVEVHSPGEGGRIVVTVDQPDDGRAVQAMNSIRDVEGVISTSLIYCHFDNFQGDQEDSR, encoded by the coding sequence ATGAGTGTCTCGGGATTGGTTGTCTTTACACACCTCGACGGGGCCGCGATCGTGGCCGACGCGTTGCGCGCCATCGACGGCGTCGAGGTTCATTCTCCAGGCGAGGGCGGGCGCATCGTCGTGACCGTGGATCAGCCTGATGACGGGCGCGCCGTTCAGGCCATGAACAGTATTCGGGATGTGGAGGGTGTGATCTCCACATCCCTTATTTATTGCCACTTCGATAATTTTCAGGGCGATCAGGAGGACAGTCGATGA
- a CDS encoding formate--tetrahydrofolate ligase yields the protein MTKKISDNQKMASDIEIARAGALRPIAKIAAKLNIPEDALKAYGTDKAKIALPWIEAQRDKPSGRLVLVTAMSPTPMGEGKTTTAVGLGDALGALGQRAAICLREPSLGPCFGMKGGAAGGGYSQVVPMEDINLHFTGDFHAIGAANNLLSAMIDNHVHWDNDLGIDPRRVTWRRAVDMNDRALREVVCGLGGVTGGIPRQDGFDITVASEIMAVLCLSENREDLTRRLGDIVVAENFSREEVTARDLKADGAMSVLLKDALEPNLVQTLEGTPAFVHGGPFANIAHGCNSLIATRTALKTADIVVTEAGFGADLGAEKFFNIKCRKGDLHPDAAVIVATIRALKVHGGADKAALAREDCESLKKGLVNLSRHVENVRHFGVPQVVAINRFPGDTDGEIDLVRQHCAELGVGVSVCTHFTEGSKGALDLARQVMAVIAEKDNTFRFLYPDEMSLWDKVRTVAQSVYGAQGIIADKKIRGKFQHLQDTGHGNLPVCIAKTPYSFSTDPDLKGAPSNHVMPMRDVRLSAGAGFVVVICGDIMTMPGLPRRPAAEKIHFDDAGRIEGLF from the coding sequence ATGACGAAGAAGATATCCGATAATCAAAAAATGGCCTCCGATATCGAGATCGCCCGCGCCGGCGCGCTCCGACCGATTGCAAAGATCGCCGCGAAGCTGAACATCCCCGAGGACGCCCTGAAAGCCTACGGCACGGACAAGGCCAAGATAGCGCTGCCCTGGATCGAGGCGCAGCGGGACAAGCCGTCGGGACGATTGGTGCTGGTCACCGCCATGTCGCCGACGCCGATGGGCGAGGGCAAGACGACGACCGCGGTCGGTCTCGGCGACGCCCTCGGCGCGCTGGGGCAAAGGGCCGCCATTTGCTTGCGCGAGCCGTCGCTGGGACCGTGTTTCGGCATGAAGGGCGGCGCCGCCGGGGGGGGTTATTCCCAGGTCGTGCCGATGGAAGACATCAACCTGCACTTCACCGGCGATTTTCACGCCATCGGGGCGGCCAATAATCTGCTGTCGGCGATGATCGACAACCATGTCCACTGGGACAACGATTTGGGTATCGATCCCCGCCGGGTGACTTGGCGGCGCGCCGTCGATATGAACGACCGCGCCCTGCGCGAGGTGGTCTGCGGACTGGGCGGGGTGACGGGAGGCATTCCCCGCCAGGACGGCTTCGACATCACGGTGGCGTCGGAAATCATGGCGGTGTTGTGCCTGTCGGAAAATCGGGAGGATTTGACCCGCCGCCTGGGCGATATCGTGGTTGCGGAAAACTTTTCCCGCGAGGAGGTCACCGCCCGCGATCTGAAAGCGGACGGCGCGATGAGCGTCCTGCTTAAGGACGCCCTGGAGCCTAACCTGGTGCAGACCCTGGAAGGCACCCCGGCCTTCGTGCACGGCGGCCCGTTCGCCAATATCGCCCACGGCTGCAATTCCCTCATCGCGACGCGCACCGCCCTGAAAACGGCCGATATCGTGGTCACCGAGGCGGGCTTCGGGGCCGACCTCGGGGCCGAGAAATTTTTCAACATCAAGTGCCGCAAGGGCGACCTGCATCCCGACGCGGCGGTCATCGTCGCCACCATCCGGGCGTTGAAGGTGCACGGCGGCGCGGATAAGGCGGCCCTCGCGCGTGAAGACTGCGAAAGCCTGAAGAAAGGCCTCGTCAATCTTTCCCGCCATGTCGAAAACGTGCGCCACTTCGGTGTGCCCCAGGTGGTGGCGATCAACCGTTTCCCCGGCGATACGGACGGCGAGATCGACCTGGTGCGCCAGCACTGCGCCGAACTGGGCGTCGGGGTCAGCGTTTGCACCCACTTTACCGAGGGATCAAAAGGCGCGCTGGACCTCGCCCGTCAGGTCATGGCGGTGATCGCGGAAAAGGACAACACGTTCCGCTTCCTCTATCCCGACGAGATGTCGCTATGGGACAAGGTGCGCACGGTGGCGCAATCGGTGTACGGCGCGCAGGGCATTATCGCCGACAAAAAAATCCGTGGCAAATTTCAGCATCTTCAGGATACCGGCCACGGCAACTTGCCGGTATGCATCGCCAAGACCCCTTACAGTTTTTCCACCGATCCCGATTTAAAGGGCGCGCCCAGTAATCATGTCATGCCGATGCGCGACGTTCGCCTGTCGGCGGGGGCCGGATTCGTCGTCGTCATCTGCGGCGACATCATGACCATGCCCGGTTTGCCGCGCCGTCCGGCGGCGGAAAAAATCCACTTCGACGACGCGGGACGTATCGAGGGCTTGTTTTGA
- a CDS encoding CoA-acylating methylmalonate-semialdehyde dehydrogenase gives MIKTLTHFIDGAMVDGAGGRFADVFNPATGEVCARAPLASGDEVRGAIASAAAALPAWSALAPAKRAQVMFAFRDLLRAHQDDIAELISAEHGKTVDDARGEVVRGIEVVEFACGVPHLLKGEFSEGVAGNVDTFSVRQPVGVVAGITPFNFPAMVPMWMFPVALACGNTFVLKPSERDPSATLKIVELLNAAGLPKGVLNLVNGDKEAVDTILRDPGVKAVSFVGSTAVGEYIYSEGCAHGKRVQALCGAKNHLVVMPDADMDQTVDALMGAGYGSAGERCMAISIAVAVGEETADTLVGRLADRVRALKVGPASDPETQMGPVVTAQAKARIEDYIQSGVDAGAELVVDGRGLSLQGYENGYFLGGTLFDRVTEDMKIYREEIFGPVLGVVRAQNYEQALHLVNEHEYGNGTAIFTRDGDAARDFVNRVQVGMVGVNVPIPVPVAYHSFGGWKRSLFGDHHMHGMEGVRFYTKLKTTTARWPSGIKDGAQFSFKSGAEH, from the coding sequence ATGATCAAAACACTCACTCATTTTATCGACGGCGCGATGGTTGACGGCGCCGGCGGACGCTTCGCCGATGTGTTCAACCCGGCGACGGGCGAGGTTTGCGCTCGTGCTCCTTTGGCCTCCGGCGATGAGGTGCGCGGGGCGATCGCCAGCGCCGCCGCCGCGTTGCCCGCGTGGTCGGCGTTGGCCCCCGCCAAGCGCGCCCAAGTGATGTTCGCCTTTCGTGACCTGTTGCGCGCCCATCAAGACGACATCGCCGAATTGATTTCCGCAGAGCACGGCAAAACCGTCGATGACGCCCGCGGCGAAGTGGTGCGCGGGATCGAGGTGGTGGAGTTCGCCTGTGGCGTTCCCCACCTGCTGAAGGGGGAATTCAGCGAAGGCGTCGCCGGCAATGTCGATACCTTCTCGGTGCGCCAGCCGGTGGGGGTCGTGGCCGGGATCACACCGTTCAATTTTCCGGCGATGGTGCCGATGTGGATGTTCCCGGTGGCGCTGGCCTGCGGCAACACGTTTGTCTTGAAACCGTCGGAGCGCGATCCCTCGGCGACGTTGAAAATCGTCGAACTTCTGAACGCGGCCGGACTGCCCAAGGGCGTGCTTAATCTGGTCAACGGCGACAAGGAAGCGGTCGATACCATCCTTCGCGATCCGGGCGTGAAAGCGGTCAGTTTCGTCGGCTCGACCGCGGTCGGCGAATACATCTACAGCGAAGGCTGCGCGCACGGCAAACGGGTGCAGGCGCTGTGCGGGGCGAAAAACCATCTGGTCGTGATGCCCGACGCCGATATGGACCAGACCGTTGACGCCCTGATGGGGGCGGGATACGGCTCGGCGGGCGAACGGTGCATGGCGATTTCCATCGCCGTCGCCGTCGGCGAAGAGACCGCCGATACCCTGGTCGGCCGTTTGGCGGACCGAGTTCGCGCCCTTAAAGTCGGTCCGGCGAGCGATCCCGAGACGCAAATGGGTCCGGTTGTCACCGCTCAGGCCAAGGCGCGTATTGAAGACTATATCCAAAGTGGCGTTGACGCCGGCGCCGAGTTGGTCGTCGATGGCCGCGGGCTTTCGCTGCAGGGCTATGAAAACGGCTATTTTCTGGGCGGAACGCTATTCGATCGGGTCACCGAGGATATGAAAATTTACCGCGAGGAAATTTTCGGCCCCGTTCTCGGGGTGGTGCGGGCGCAGAATTACGAGCAGGCCCTGCATCTGGTCAACGAACACGAATACGGCAACGGGACGGCGATCTTCACCCGTGACGGCGACGCCGCACGCGATTTCGTCAATCGGGTCCAGGTCGGCATGGTCGGGGTCAATGTGCCGATTCCGGTGCCGGTGGCGTATCACAGCTTTGGCGGCTGGAAGCGCTCTCTTTTCGGCGATCACCACATGCACGGCATGGAAGGGGTGCGTTTTTACACCAAGTTGAAGACGACGACGGCGCGTTGGCCCTCGGGGATCAAGGACGGCGCGCAGTTCAGTTTTAAAAGCGGCGCAGAACATTAA
- a CDS encoding cupin domain-containing protein, which produces MNIDIGNKLRLVRKAHGLSQRELAKKSGVTNAMISLIETNNTNPSVGLLKRVLDGLPMALSDFFAVDEEPQGQVFFHGDDLVEIAGGRISYRQVGRDMRRQAIQILHECLQPGADTGKSMLSHEAQEGGIVIRGRLEVTVGMQKRVLKAGDAYYFDSRHPHRFRNVGDEVCEVVSACTPPSV; this is translated from the coding sequence ATGAATATTGATATCGGAAACAAACTCCGCCTCGTGCGCAAGGCGCACGGCTTGTCACAGCGCGAATTGGCGAAAAAAAGCGGCGTCACCAACGCCATGATTTCCCTGATTGAGACCAATAACACCAACCCTTCGGTCGGGCTTTTGAAGCGGGTTTTGGATGGTCTTCCGATGGCGCTCTCCGATTTTTTCGCCGTTGACGAGGAGCCCCAGGGGCAGGTTTTCTTTCATGGCGATGACCTAGTCGAAATCGCCGGCGGGCGCATTTCCTACCGCCAGGTCGGGCGCGACATGCGCCGCCAGGCGATACAAATTTTGCACGAATGTCTGCAACCGGGGGCGGATACCGGAAAATCCATGCTCTCCCATGAGGCTCAGGAGGGTGGGATTGTCATTCGCGGACGCCTGGAGGTGACGGTGGGGATGCAAAAGCGGGTTCTCAAGGCGGGAGACGCCTACTATTTCGATAGTCGTCATCCGCACCGTTTTCGCAATGTCGGTGACGAGGTATGCGAAGTCGTCAGCGCTTGCACGCCGCCCAGCGTGTAG
- a CDS encoding Crp/Fnr family transcriptional regulator, translated as MSEGDYAMLRRLAVFAGLPDVEVRKLLGHMAITTVPRHTTLFLQGDPATRFYIIFEGWVKLYRQSADGHESVIEVLTGGESFAEAAIFDESVYPVSAEVVCDARLLEVPGEPLLRALRSNADLCLNIMSAMSRRMRQVVHQVEQITVRSSVERLALFLGQLAARREGAVELHLPIDKALIAARLGMQPETLSRSFSKLGSYGVKTQGSTVIIADVDILLTLGKDDEDLCPPRIDRCS; from the coding sequence ATGAGTGAAGGCGATTACGCCATGCTTAGGCGTTTGGCGGTGTTTGCAGGGCTGCCCGACGTCGAGGTGCGTAAACTTTTAGGTCACATGGCGATTACAACGGTGCCGCGCCACACGACGCTTTTTCTGCAAGGCGATCCGGCGACCCGTTTTTATATTATTTTTGAAGGCTGGGTAAAGCTGTACCGTCAGAGCGCCGATGGCCATGAAAGCGTTATCGAGGTGTTGACCGGTGGTGAAAGCTTCGCCGAGGCCGCCATTTTCGATGAAAGCGTATATCCGGTCTCCGCCGAGGTGGTCTGCGACGCGCGTCTGCTGGAGGTCCCCGGCGAACCCTTGCTGCGCGCCCTGCGCTCCAATGCGGACCTCTGCTTGAACATCATGTCGGCGATGTCGCGGCGGATGCGCCAAGTGGTCCATCAGGTCGAACAGATCACGGTGCGCTCCTCGGTCGAACGCCTAGCCTTGTTTCTCGGCCAGTTGGCGGCGCGCCGGGAAGGAGCGGTGGAACTGCATTTACCCATCGATAAAGCGTTGATCGCGGCGCGCCTGGGCATGCAACCGGAAACCCTGTCGCGGTCATTTTCCAAGTTGGGTTCTTATGGCGTCAAGACTCAAGGCAGCACCGTCATCATTGCCGACGTCGATATTTTGTTGACGCTGGGTAAAGACGACGAAGACTTGTGCCCGCCGCGCATTGATCGCTGTTCTTAA
- a CDS encoding LysE family translocator, with product MTWQTWIAFVSVVSALVALPGPAVLMALNLGARNGYRGAAPAIVGNISGLAIMIAASALGIGGLMKTSAMAFMALKIAGGAYLIYLGVKMIRAKERNTPRPITATVKPVGPARRYVEGVGVALSNPKAILFCAALFPQFLNSNASAWPQLLILGATMMSLSFIGLSMYAALAKSVAKKTRAGTSKIYERISGALFIALGIGIALSRR from the coding sequence ATGACGTGGCAGACTTGGATCGCCTTTGTTTCCGTGGTCAGCGCCTTGGTCGCGCTCCCCGGACCCGCCGTGTTAATGGCCCTAAACCTCGGCGCACGCAACGGTTACCGGGGGGCCGCGCCCGCGATTGTCGGCAACATCAGCGGGCTTGCGATCATGATCGCGGCCTCGGCGCTGGGGATCGGCGGTCTGATGAAAACATCGGCGATGGCCTTCATGGCGTTAAAGATCGCGGGCGGCGCGTATCTGATCTATCTCGGCGTTAAGATGATCCGCGCCAAGGAGCGTAACACGCCACGCCCGATCACGGCGACGGTCAAGCCCGTGGGACCGGCGCGGCGCTATGTCGAGGGCGTCGGCGTGGCGTTGAGCAATCCCAAGGCGATTTTATTTTGCGCCGCCCTGTTCCCCCAGTTTCTCAATTCCAACGCCAGCGCATGGCCTCAGTTGTTGATCCTGGGGGCGACGATGATGAGCCTCTCCTTTATCGGCCTGTCGATGTACGCCGCGCTGGCCAAAAGCGTGGCGAAGAAAACCCGTGCCGGAACATCCAAGATCTACGAGCGCATCTCCGGGGCGCTCTTTATCGCGCTGGGGATCGGCATCGCCCTCAGTCGTCGTTGA
- the napF gene encoding ferredoxin-type protein NapF has product MSRDITRADFLRGGFLRPNRKARRTQGPRPPWALDGDAFAARCTRCKVCVTACPEGILVMAEGQKDPDVARRDAPSVDFPPSVDFLRGACTFCARCVGVCEPRALSRFSAETPPRIREPWRIKAQISNRCLAMRGTTCRVCADPCPTRAITFKSHTAGHVFPEIDTCQCTGCGACYAPCPVNAISIS; this is encoded by the coding sequence GTGAGCCGGGATATCACGCGGGCGGACTTTCTTAGGGGAGGGTTCCTTCGCCCCAACCGCAAGGCGCGCCGGACGCAAGGTCCCCGCCCCCCTTGGGCGCTCGATGGCGACGCCTTTGCGGCGCGATGCACCCGGTGTAAAGTTTGCGTGACGGCTTGCCCCGAGGGCATCTTGGTGATGGCGGAAGGGCAAAAAGACCCGGATGTCGCCCGGCGCGACGCGCCTTCGGTCGATTTTCCGCCTTCGGTCGATTTTCTCCGGGGTGCATGCACATTTTGCGCACGCTGCGTCGGTGTTTGCGAACCGAGGGCGTTGTCGCGTTTCAGCGCCGAAACACCGCCCCGGATCCGCGAGCCCTGGCGAATCAAGGCGCAGATATCGAATCGCTGTCTGGCGATGCGTGGGACCACGTGCCGGGTTTGCGCCGACCCGTGCCCGACCCGCGCGATCACCTTCAAATCTCACACCGCAGGACACGTTTTTCCGGAAATTGACACTTGTCAATGCACGGGATGCGGGGCCTGCTACGCTCCATGTCCAGTGAACGCGATCTCGATTTCATAA
- a CDS encoding NnrS family protein, translating into MATPITPTPHVSPSPPSHFALFASGFRPFFLAAGIQGVLAMVVWVLLYGGRASLPITASPAVWHGHEMLYGYAMAAISGFLLTVVPNWTGQGKASGGKLIGLFSVWVIGRIAYWMSGYLPAAVVAVADLAYIPVLLLIITPPLMAASNRRQMIFVPIMAMVFLGDLMVHLDSLGVTWLGSWLTAQRGLVLGLDMIMVLITIMGGRVIPSFTSSTLGHGDPTIKVVQRPWVEKIILPATALVALADLIFGFDHVISGTLALIVGVLHGVRMSGWQTRRTLANPILWVLHLGYAWLVVGFVLKGFAVLTPWIDPISAFHAQTVGAIGIITLGIMTRASLGHSGRVIRAAPSITLAYILIALAALVRVLGAAIAPDVSLPYLGSLEVGLSGTLWALGFLLYTIHYTPIFLKPRIDGRPG; encoded by the coding sequence ATGGCCACACCCATTACCCCCACCCCGCATGTATCGCCCTCCCCCCCATCACATTTCGCACTTTTCGCCAGCGGTTTTCGTCCGTTTTTCCTGGCCGCCGGCATTCAAGGGGTCCTCGCGATGGTCGTTTGGGTCCTGCTTTACGGGGGGCGCGCATCCCTACCGATCACCGCGTCGCCGGCGGTCTGGCACGGACATGAAATGCTCTATGGCTACGCCATGGCGGCGATTTCCGGTTTCTTGCTGACCGTTGTGCCCAATTGGACCGGACAGGGAAAGGCTTCCGGGGGAAAACTGATCGGTCTGTTTTCGGTCTGGGTGATCGGACGTATCGCGTACTGGATGTCGGGATACTTGCCCGCCGCGGTGGTGGCGGTCGCCGATCTCGCCTACATTCCCGTCTTGCTGTTGATCATCACGCCCCCCCTAATGGCGGCGTCGAACCGACGGCAGATGATCTTTGTCCCCATCATGGCGATGGTGTTCCTCGGCGACCTTATGGTGCATCTGGACAGCCTCGGCGTGACCTGGCTGGGATCGTGGCTCACCGCCCAGCGCGGTCTGGTTCTCGGCCTCGACATGATCATGGTGCTGATCACCATCATGGGGGGACGCGTGATCCCCAGTTTTACTTCGAGCACCCTGGGACACGGCGACCCCACGATCAAGGTCGTGCAGCGCCCCTGGGTCGAAAAAATCATCCTCCCAGCGACGGCCCTGGTCGCCCTGGCCGATCTTATTTTCGGTTTCGATCACGTCATTTCGGGCACGCTGGCCTTGATCGTCGGCGTGCTTCATGGCGTGCGCATGTCCGGTTGGCAGACCCGGCGCACCCTCGCCAATCCGATTCTCTGGGTCCTCCATCTCGGGTACGCCTGGCTGGTCGTGGGGTTCGTGCTAAAGGGTTTCGCCGTTTTGACGCCCTGGATCGACCCGATTTCGGCCTTTCACGCCCAAACCGTGGGCGCGATCGGGATCATCACTTTGGGCATCATGACCCGCGCCTCGCTAGGACACAGCGGACGGGTTATCCGGGCGGCGCCAAGCATCACGCTGGCCTATATTTTGATTGCGTTGGCGGCGTTGGTTCGGGTACTGGGCGCGGCGATCGCCCCCGATGTCTCACTGCCTTACTTGGGATCGCTTGAGGTCGGCCTCTCTGGAACTTTATGGGCCTTAGGTTTTTTGCTCTACACGATCCACTACACCCCGATTTTCCTGAAACCGCGCATCGACGGGCGTCCCGGATAG
- a CDS encoding mechanosensitive ion channel family protein has protein sequence MNGQAEYIVNGAQKAIEQIVQLMTQYGLNVLGAIVILILGLWIARRGAHITQAALRRTKRIDETLVTFFSSIVQYTIITFTALAVLSQFGVQTASLLTVLGAAGLAVGLALQGTLSNVAAGVMLLIFRPFKVGDFIDVAGKSGTVNELNLFFTMMATVDNIRVILPNSQVWGSALSNFSTNPTRRVDLLIGVSYGDNIDKAMGVIKDIIARDERIHKEPEPLVAVFELGESSVNIVIRVWTSKDDFWALKFALTKAIKEGFDANAITIPFPTRTLVGAPWKEARDRAPDAPN, from the coding sequence ATGAACGGTCAGGCGGAATATATCGTTAACGGCGCCCAAAAGGCGATCGAGCAAATCGTGCAACTGATGACCCAATACGGGCTGAACGTCCTGGGCGCGATCGTCATCCTGATCTTGGGGCTGTGGATCGCCCGCAGGGGGGCGCATATCACCCAGGCGGCCCTGCGCCGGACCAAGCGGATCGACGAAACCCTGGTCACGTTTTTTTCCTCGATCGTGCAATACACGATCATCACCTTCACCGCCCTTGCCGTTCTCAGCCAGTTCGGCGTTCAAACGGCCAGCCTGCTTACCGTCCTGGGCGCCGCGGGTTTGGCCGTCGGCCTCGCCTTGCAAGGCACCCTCAGCAATGTCGCGGCGGGAGTCATGCTGCTGATCTTCCGCCCCTTCAAGGTCGGCGATTTCATCGATGTCGCGGGCAAGTCGGGCACCGTCAACGAACTCAATCTGTTTTTCACCATGATGGCCACCGTGGACAATATCCGCGTTATTCTTCCCAACAGCCAAGTATGGGGCAGCGCCCTGAGCAATTTTTCCACCAACCCCACCCGCCGTGTCGATTTGTTGATCGGAGTTTCCTACGGCGACAACATCGACAAGGCCATGGGGGTCATCAAAGACATCATTGCCCGGGACGAACGCATTCATAAGGAACCGGAGCCCCTGGTCGCGGTATTCGAATTGGGAGAAAGCTCGGTCAACATCGTCATCCGCGTATGGACCTCGAAAGACGATTTCTGGGCGCTTAAATTCGCCTTGACCAAGGCCATCAAGGAAGGCTTCGACGCCAACGCCATTACCATTCCCTTCCCCACCCGCACGCTCGTGGGCGCGCCTTGGAAAGAAGCACGCGATCGCGCGCCAGACGCGCCAAATTGA